TGCCAAATGGACGGACATCCAGAACATCGACTTTTGGGAAACACGGCTCGAACGAGAGACGGCGGAACGGATCAAGGCGGGTGATTTCGTCGGTGCTTATCCGTTCCTGTCCGTGCTGATTCGTGACTACCCGGCTCGGCCTGGCATGCGTCAATTGCGGACTGAGTTCCTGTGGCGAGATGCGGGGCGACGCGCTAAGAATCGAGAGTTCGGTGCGTCACTGGCCATGCTGGAGGAGCTGCGTCGCTACGCTCCCGAATACAAAACACAAACGGTGCTGACCGCGATCGGCGCGTTGACGGATCAACTGATGGAACAACTCGTCAGCGATGGCAAGTTGGAGTTGGGCCAGCAACTGCTGGCTCGATTGGAACAGGAGTACCGGGGCCAGAATCTGTCTTCGATCAAGAAATGGAACGCTCAATTCCTGTCGATGGCGGAAGACAAACGGGACCTCGCCTTGGCGGCATTGGAAGCGAAGAACTACCGCGACGCACGCAAGTTTTCGCGCGAAAGCATTTTCCTGAAACCGGACATCGAAGGCGGCACGGAACTGGTTCGCAAAGTCGACCAGATCTACCCGCTGGTGAATGTCGGTGTGCTCCAAACGGCCACCGTGCTGGACCCGACTCGCTTGGACAACTGGGCCGCGCGTCGTGCTGGGCGGTTGCTGTACCGTGTCCTGTTTGAGATGCAGGGGGCCGGTCCCGAGGGTGGCGAGTACGAGTTCATTTTCGGCGACACCGAGCAGAGCCCTGACCGTCAGCGGTTTTCGATGTTCATTGAACCCGAGCGTTTGCCGGAACCGCTCAACAAGGTCGATGGCTTTTACCTCGCGGATGTTTTGGCGGAACGCGTCCAATCAGAATCACCGACTTACTTCTCGCCTTGGGCGGCCGCGGTTCAGGCCATCGGGCTGGACGGTCCCAAGCGGATTGACTGCATTTTGCGTCGTCCCAATGTGCTTCCGTCGGCGCTGATTCAGGTCACTGTCGATGGGTCCTGGTTCGGTGGCGAGCCTGGATCGCCGACGGGGGACTATCGCCGAGATGTCGTCGAAGGCGACGTGGTGCGGTACGTTCTCAAAGGCGAGCCTCGCACCGAATTGCAGCCTCGAGAAATTGTCGAGATTCGAACCGAATCCGCCGCCGAAGGGGTCAGTAAACTGCTGCAAGGCGAAGTCGACGTGTTGGACCAACTGTTCCCCGCCGATGCCGTGCGGTTGTCCAGCAACCGGAAGGTGCGAGTGGTCAATTATCCCTTGCCCAGCGTGCACATGCTGGTTCCCTGCAGCGACCACGAGTACCTCGCCGACAAGACATTCCGACGTGCGTTGGTGTACGGCACGAACCGCGAAGACATCCTCAACGGCGAGTTGTTGGAAAGCTTGGAAGTGCCTGGTTGCCGCGTGCTCTCCGGTCCTTTCCCTGCCGGGCTCGAAGACAATGACCCGCTCGGTTACGCCTACGACCAATCCATCGCACCTCGCAACTATGAGCCTCGTTTGGCGAAGTTGCTGATGACGATGACGACCAAACAAATGGAATCCGAGGCATCGCGCAAGAAGGAAAAACCACCGGAGCTGAAGCCGATTCGATTGGCGTTTCCGCCGGAGAACCTTTCCCGGATCGCTTGCGAGGCCATTCGCAGCCAGTGGCAGTTGTTGGGGCTTGAAATCGAGCTTGTCGAACTGCCGGTCGGTCGCGCGTTCCCGGATCCTGGCACCGCTGACATCGCCTATGTTTCCGCGGCCGTTTGGGAACCGATCATTGACGCTCGACGAGTGTTGGGCCCCGAAGGCATGGCCGGCAGCACCGATCAATTGGTTGGTTTGGGGCTGCGTCGATTGGAAGAGTCAAAGAACTGGCGCGACGCTCGAGATCGTTTGTTAGATTTGCACGCGATCGCTCACCACGAATTGCCCGTGTTGCCGTTGTGGCAATTGGTTGATTCTTATGCCTACAGCCGAGAACTGCTGGGTGTGGGTTCCGACATCGTGTCGCTGTATCAAAACGCTGAGAAATGGCGGTTGAGTCAATGAGTATCGCAACCTTGTTTTCTGATTTCCGTTTTCTGCCACGGTGTGCGATTGGACTGATCGTCTTGTTCGTGACGTTCGGATCGCTCGCGTCTGCGCCGGCTCAGGAATCGGGTGCCGAAACCACTGTCGTCGCGGATGCCAATGCAGAGGCTGATCCCGAGGCGGAGGCCGAGCCTGAGGAGCCACCACCGTTCGACTTTGCCCCTTACCGAACCTTGATTTGGGTGGCCTCCGATTCGCCGCGTGTGTCTGCCGACACGTTACGAGACGATTTGCAGAAGGTGCTGGATCGCGATTTTCATGCGGTGTGGCGAACGACGATTGCCGACGCACCCACGTCCGTTGCCTCGATGGCAATGCGCGTCCTGTCCGAAGTCGACTTCGACACGTTGGCTGCCACCGACCCGGTGATCGCGCTCAAAAAATCTCACAATGACGCGGTTCGAATTCGTTTCGCAGGCGATGTGGGACGTTACGCCTCCAGCATTCTGACCACGCCAGGACGCATGGAAGAGGTGCGTTCGCGATTGGTTGGCGATCCAGGTTCCCCCAAGAATGCTTGGTTGCAAATCCTGCATCCGGTGGAGGGCGATGCGGTCGCGCTGAAAGAAGCATGGGCGACCGAGACCACGGAGGCCATCTTGGTCTCTCGCGGGATGGCGGAAACGCTGACGGAGCCCGAAGCCAAGATCATCGTGCCGCCGATCACTGGCCAAGTCATTGATGCCGCCCAAGCCTATGACAAGATCTTCATCGTTCGAATTCGAACGGCGACCACGCCCATGAAGGTTGAAAGCGTGGAATTCGACACACTGATGCGGTACTTCGGTGACACATCCAGCGCCACCGTGTCGAGTTTCAATCTGTTGCCCGAAGTGGTTGGCTCGACATTGCGAGATGTGTTTGCTCCCGTCGCTCGGATTGATGATGCGGGGAAGAGCAACGCGGTGGGATTGGTGCGAGCATCCGGCTTGGTGACAGACAAGGAATCGCCTGCCCTCGTCCAGGTGGGCGACGTGTTGGTGCCGATGGTTCGCAAGGACGATCGCAACGGCAATCCGATTTCGATTGGGCCGCTCGACTGGGCCTACTTGCTGGCGAAAGAGTTGGATGGCAGACGCGTCAAGATGGATTTCCATGCAGGGCGTGCGGGCGGTTTGCAAGGTCGCAAGAATGCCAGGACGCACCGGATGGGACTGCGGATTCGGCCGCGGAAGGACCAGACCCTGTTGCGTTTGCATGCCAAGGGTGACCCCAATCAGCCGCTGATTGGATACGAGATCTACGAAAAGGAACTGGAAGGCAAAAGCATGACGTTCATCGGACGCACCGATTGGAACGGTCGCTTGGATGTCGAGTTTGCCAAGGACCAGCCACTGCGTTTGCTGTATGTCAAGAATGGTGGAGCGGTGTTGGCTCGATTGCCGATGGTCCCCGGGCACCATGCAAATGCTGTCGCGGATCTTGCCGGCGACGACATGCGGTTGCAGGCGGAATCCTACATCCGTGGCGTTCAGAACTCGATCATCGACTTGCTGGCGATTCGTGAATTGTTCAAGGCTCGGATCATGATGCGGCTGGAACGAGGAGACCTCGAATCGGCCGAAGAGTTGTTGGAGGTGTTGCGGAACCAACCGACCAATGAACGGCTCGCCAATGACATGGGCAAGCGTCAGACCGAATTTATCAAAGCGATCGGCAAGAATGCCAATCAGCAACGCAAGGTCGACGAGATGTTCAGCGTGACCCGTGAGTTGCTGACCAAGCACATCAGCCCGAAGCTGGTGCGTGACTTGGAAGAGGCTGTGATCGAGTCCAAGGAAAATGGCGGCAAGCTGCCGTCGAAGTCGGACGAGGAAGCTACAGCAGAGTAGAACATTTGTCCCCAAATGTTTGCGTGACGGGTTTCTGTCTTCGAGCAGCGAGACGCGAATGGTTACCAATGGGATGGGGGGCGACGTGGCTTGACGTTCGAGAAATGCTCGACGGAACAGTAGGGGACAACTGTTCTACTCTTCAGCCTGGAAAGGCTGACGTACGTTTTTCGTGATCGTCGGTTTCGTACCGTGAACGAAACTCCTCTTCGCTGAGGACTTCGACGCCCAGCGATTCCGCTTTGGTGAGTTTGCTGCCCGCTTTTTCACCGGCGATCACAAAGTCGGTTTTCTTGCTCACGCTGCTCGCTGCCCGTCCGCCCAGTTCTTCGATCCGAGCTTTGATTCCGTCGCGGGTGTAGTGCTGCAGCGTCCCTGTCGCAACGATGTTCTTGCCTGCCAATGGCCGGTCTTCCGTGTCGTCTGGTGATTCAACTGGCTCGGGGCTCGACATGGTGACGCCCACTGCGTCCAATTCCGCCAGCGTTTGCGAACCCGATTCGCTGTGGATGAATTTAAGGAGGCTTTCGGCGATTCGGTCACCGATTTCATGAATCGCAGCGAGGTCCTCTGCTTTCGCCGAACGCAGCAGATCCAGGTTCCAGTACTTTGCCGCAATCAATTTGGCGACGCGAGGTCCGATGTGGCGGATGCTGATCGATGACAGCACACGGGCCAACCCACGCGTGCGGCTTTCGTTGATCCCCGCGACAAGGCTCTCGGCATTTTTGCGACCGAATTGAACTTCGATCATCTCGTCGCCCTTGCCCTTTCGCAGTCGTGGCCAAGTCAACTCCGCAAGTTCATCGACTTTCAATCGGTACAGGTCAGCGTAGTTTTCGACCAGTTCCTTTTGCAGCAACAGATCGACCACCTCTTCGCCCAAACCATCAATGTCCATGCCCGCTCGACTGCCGAAGTAAACCAGTCGTTGGCGAAGTTGAGCGGGGCATGCCGGGTTGGTGCAGCGGATGTAAACGCCGCCCTCGTCACGTGTGAGTGGTTCGTCGCACCTTGGGCAATGAGTTGGGAATTCAAATTTGGGAAGCGGTTTGGTGCGAGCATGTTTTTCAACCCGCACGACCTTGGGGATGATCTTGCCGGCTTTCTCGACGACCACCGTGTCGCCGACACGAACGTCCAACCGTTCGATCTCGTCGGCGTTGTGAAGCGAGGCTCGCGAGACGGTGGTGTCGGCAATGTCGACGGGCGTCAGGTACGCGACCGGCGTGATCGTGCCGGTCTTGCCGACTTGGACATCGATTGCTTCGAGTGTGGTGATGGCTTCGTAGCGTTCGAACTTGTAAGCGATCACCCAGCGCGGACTCTTGCTGCGAACGCCCAGTTTTTCGCGTTGCTCGAACGAGTTGACTTTGAACACGATGCCATCGATCTCAAATGGCAGGTCGGGCATTTCCAGTTCCAGTTTCGCAATCGCTTGGAGGGCGTCCTCCTTGTTCTCAAAGCGAACAACATCCGGTGCGATGGGAATGCCCAGTGCCTCGACATGCTTGAGGAACGTCATGTGATCAGCGGCTTGAACGCCGACCAGTTCGCCGCTGCCGTGACAAAAGAATCGAATATTTCGCGAAGCTGCGATCTTGGGGTCGAGCAAGCGGATCGTGCCCGCCGTAACGTTGCGTGTGTTCTTGAACGGTTCGTGACCGGCTTCGGTTTGGCGGACATTGAGGTCGGCCAAGTCGGCGTCGGTCATGTAGAGTTCGCCGCGAACTTCGAGAACCTCAGGGACGTTTCCACCGGCAATTTCGGGATGGGCGCGAGCGGCATCGGCGATGGACCGAGGCAATTCGCGAATCGTACGAATGTTGTGAGTGATGTCGTCGCCGACTTGCCCGTTGCCTCGTGTGAGAGCCAGTGCCAGTTCCCCGTTTTCGTAACGAATCGAACCCGCGACGCCGTCGATTTTGTATTCCATTGTCCAGGCAACGGATTCGCCTTCGAGCGATTTTTCAATTCGCTCCATCGCCGCCGCCAATTCTTCGCGGCTGTACGTGTTGTCGATCGACAACATTGGGACTCGGTGAGGAACCTGGACCAGTTGATCGACCACCGCGCCACCGACCAACTGGGTCGGTGAATTCGGCTGGCGAAGTTCGGGGTGTTCGTTCTCGAGTTGGTTGAGCTCGGCCAGCAATTGATCGTATTGCAGGTCGGTGATCTCAGGAGCCGCGTCGTCGTAGTACAGACGATTGTGGTGATTGATTTCGTCGACGAGTTGTTGAACGCGGCTGGCAATGGAATCGGAGGCCACGAAACGATCCTGGGGCATGAGAGAGTCACCAATGTTCTCGGCGGACCGAGCGGGCCATTCATTGTCCGTTTGCCACCCGCTGTTTCTAGGCCCCTTGATGGAAGAGGTCGGGCGACGCCGTTCAGGCGTACGCGAGGGTGAGGGCCGGGCACGGGAGACGGCGTGAATTGCCCTCCCTCGGAAATCTCGCTTTTCGACTCCTCCCGTCTCCAACCGGCTTGTCGATTTGAGTCATCAACGACGTTTGAACGCATGTAGGATGGGCACTCTTGTCCGTCAGAGTGGTGGATGTCGGCCAAGAGTGGCCAACCTACAAAAAAATCTGCTCGTTCCCAGGCTCTGCCTGGGAACGCAATGCACTGCAGGCTCCGCCTGCTGAGACAGAATCGGGAGGCGGAGCCTCCAAGACAGTGTGTTCCCAGGCAGAGCCTGGGAACAAGGGACAAGGGAAAGTGGAAATCCGCCGAGACGCGGCATCAGAAAACGGCACGAGCTCTGAATACGAAATGAACAGGCAGGCAGGATTGGGCGGAACCTGAGTCGAACAGTTGTCCGCAACTGTTTCCGTGCTGGCACAGACTCATCGAAACGTTCAACGCGAACGCGAGCCAATTTCGATGCAGAGTCGGAGAGGCACGCGCACAAAAAAACGGAGCCAACTTCCGGGAATTTGAACTCGCCGGCCAGTTGGGCTCCGTGATGGATCGTGAATCAATCGGACTCAAGCGGAGTCCATTTGATCACTCAGCAGTGCCAGCGGCTGCGTCGATCGTTTCTTTGGCCTTGTCGCCACCTTGGTCGATCGCACCGTCAACGGTTTCTTTGGCAGCTTCTGGGACCATGTCTGCGCTCGCGTCTTTGGCGGTAACAGCGGCGGAATCAACACCTGCTTTGGCTTGATCAGCGATTCCAGCGGCGGAGTCCGAGCCCTTTTCGCATCCAGCCAAAACAGCGACCAAAGAAAGGGCAAGCAACGATTGAGTGAGCTTCGTGAACATCAAATTCATCCTGAGAAATTGGACTGGGCGAATCCCGACAATTTTGATGACCCGCCCTTCAATTCCAACCCTATCGGAAACGTTTCTGAACACAAGTGGACCACTGCCAGGCCGTGGTCGTCCGTGGTTGATCCGCGTCTCAATCTGGCACGCTCGCTGTTTTGTTGATTCGTCGGGTGTGAAACTGGATCGATGTGGCGATGAACCCCGATTTTCCGTATTCATTCGGTGTCCGTTCTCCGCCGGCGGCCAATTCTTCCTGGCGGTTTCGCCGCCATTCTGTTTGCATGCTGTGGTCCCGATGAACCACCCATTGAGATCGAAGTCGTTTCGTTCTGTTTCGCAATCGCGATTCGAGCCGCGTCACGCAGTGCTGCAGGCGGTGAATGTCGATCGTTCGCAGCACGGCAGCACCGCGACGCTGTTGTGGATGGGGTGCTGTTTCCTGGTTTGGCTCAGCATGGGTGTGGCGTCCGCACAGGAGATCGTCTGGACGACCCCGCAACCGCCGCCGTTCACCACTTCGTCTGTCACGACCTACCCCGTTGAAACGTCGTTGCCAGTGGCGTCGTCGAGTTCATCTTGGTCGACTCCATCGGAACCCGTTGAAAGCTGGCCCGGCCACACGGAAACCTCTTCGCGAGGTCGTTTGTCGCCGCCAGCGTTCACATCCAACACGTCATCCCGTTCCACCTCTGGCTCTCGATCACGACCCTCGTCGTCCACGAGTTCGGCCACGACGAATTCGTCACCGAATCGACGCCCCGTTCAACGCCCTTTTCCTGGGACGACTCAGACATCCTCGTTGGCAGGCAATGGCAAGTCGAGCAACGGTTCCGATTGGAACGCAGTCGATTCGACCGAAGCAACCACGGCGAGTTATCCGTTGCTGCCTCGTCAACGAACTGAGGTGGAAGATTGGCGACAATCGCCGTACGCAGAGATGCACGTGCGCGCGGCCCAGCAGTCGGAAAACCGGTTTCGCTCGGCCGCCCAAACCTCGGATCCCATCGCAGCTGACATTGCTGAGAAGAATGCGGAACTGGTTCAGCAATGGATTGTTCTCGCAGCGGACTACAACCAACTCGCCAGTCGAGTGTACGCAGCGAGCGAACAATTCGAGGCCACACGGACTGACTACGAGGATGTCAATCAGAAGTTGACGCAACACGGTCTGACGCCAACCATTGGTTTGTTGCTGCGTCACAAGAAAGATCAGCTCGAACAATGGCAAATCGAAAACAGTCAAACTGCTTTGGCGAGCGAGGCTCTGGGAAAGTCACGCCAGCAGCAATTGGAATTGGACCTGATCCGATTGGATGGGACGGAACCTGAAAAGCAAGCCACAGAAGTTCTTGCGGCGGCCGGTTACGACGCCACTCGTTATGGCGACCCGTTGCGATTGCAAGTCGAAGAGCTGCTGCGACAACGCAGTGCCTGGATCCGCTCGTTGCAAATCGGATATCAGGATCACCAGCAAAAGATCAGCGAATTGGATTCGATCGCCACTGCATCGCAGGCATTGGCGGACGACTATCGAATGCTGATCGACCGGCACGTCATGTGGATCCGCAGCGATGAGCCACTCGGGCTGAGCGACGCCCAGAATTTGAAGGCTGGGATGGCGGCTTTGTTCGATTCCAACCGCAGCGGAGATTTTGGACCGACCTTTGAACGAAAGATTTCGACCAACCCGGTCGGTGCGATCGGTCTGTTGGTCGGCGTCGTGTTGATTCTGGTGCTGCGTTGGGTTGCCAAGTCGGCACTGATTGCGATTGGAAGTCGGAAACGAATGCGAAAGGCCTCGCCGCACAAACGGAAATTGTTTGCGGGTGTGCTGACGGTCCTGGTCGCTTCAGGAATTCCTGCGATCCTGTTTTGGGTCGGGCGTTGGTTGGGCACGGGCGTGGTTTCCGAAGCAACCTTGCATGCCTCCGATGCCTTTTGTGCTGCCAGTTTGGTGGCTTGGTTGATCGAGGTCCCGCGGCAGTGGCTGCGGGCGGAAGGATACTTGGATCAACACGTCGACATTGAAATGCCTCGTCGACCACGTGCGATGAAGTACCTGACGATCATCGGCATGGGATTGGTCATCGCTGCTTACACGATCACGTTGATGAGTGAAGTGGATCACGGGATGTGGCGTGGTTCGGTTGCTCGCGTGGGATTCATCCTGACGATGTTGTTGGCGGCGTGGACGATGCATTTGACGCTTCGTCCCGTTGGTGGATTCCTGGAACCGTTGATTGAGAAGTTCTGCGGCAGTGTGATTCATCGCGGTCGGTTCTTGATGTACTTGGCCGGCATTGGATTGCCGTTGTTTTTGATTGCTTTGTCCACGCTCGGGTACAGCGTCACCACGCATGAGATCATTCAGCGGATCATCTTCACGGCGGTGACGTTGATGTCGACGGCGATTCTTTGGGCGGGTGTGAAGTATGTGTCCGCCGAAGCCTGGGACTTGCTGACGGGCACGCGTTCGACCAAACAAGCACAGGAAGAGTACGACGAGCCTGAGGCTGGCCGTGTTGCCGGGGCCCTGGGTGAACATTTCTTGGAACTCAAACATCACCTCGCATTCCTATGCCAGTGTGCGTTGGTGCTGAGCGCGGTGGTGTGTTTTGGTTGGCTATGGATCGACGTGTTCCCAAACGTCCGAATGGGAAACCCGGAGCTGTGGACGGTGGACGACACCGTGCAACAAGCCAGCGTCAACGCGATGGGGCAAACCGTCATGCAATCGGTGGTGGAAACGACGCCCGTCACCGCCGTGCATTTGTTGCTGGCCGCGGGCACGTTGTTCGTCGCATTTCAATTGGCCAAGTTGCTGCCAGCCTTGTTTGATGCCTTGGTGCTGCAGCGAGTGTCGTTTGATGAGGGCATGGAACACTTCACGTTGGTGTTGGGGCGGTTCCTGCTGTTCAGTGTTGGGTGCTTCATCGCCTGCAAATGGATCGGAGTCCGTTGGCACACGATCCAGTGGCTGGCCGTTGGTCTGATGATTGGCTTGGGCTTCGGTTTGCAAGACATGGTCCGAAACCTGTTTGGCGGATTCATCGTGTTGTTTGAAAAACCTGCTCGATTGGGTGATTTGATCACGGTTGGGAACTTCACCGGACGCGTCGCGGCACAGCGTCTGAGAACGACCGTGTTGTCGGACGATGACGGTCGCGAAGTGATCATCCCGAACAAGAACTTTGTCAGTGACGACGTGGTCAACTGGATGGGGGCCGGACGCTTGTGTGTGATCCCCATGGAAGTCGCGGTCACGCGAGACGAGCGGCCCGCGGACCTGTGTCGGACCTTGCAGGAATTGATGATCGAGCAGCCCGATGTGCTGCTGACACCGGCTCCTCAAGCCACTTTGGTGTGCGTCGGCCAACGGTCTCAACGAATTGAAGTGCGTGCTTGGATCGAACAAGGGCAAAACGCCGATCGCT
Above is a window of Rhodopirellula islandica DNA encoding:
- a CDS encoding ABC transporter substrate-binding protein; translation: MHFQSLMNSNVLHFRRPRRLHRMVRNSILFLMLCVLGATSAQAQLLNYADSGRPEAPGLELLQEEPHDLIFFTEKAGGGWVKTRLLELPRREMPASPSGSLKFSIVGVEQQEFVAKWTDIQNIDFWETRLERETAERIKAGDFVGAYPFLSVLIRDYPARPGMRQLRTEFLWRDAGRRAKNREFGASLAMLEELRRYAPEYKTQTVLTAIGALTDQLMEQLVSDGKLELGQQLLARLEQEYRGQNLSSIKKWNAQFLSMAEDKRDLALAALEAKNYRDARKFSRESIFLKPDIEGGTELVRKVDQIYPLVNVGVLQTATVLDPTRLDNWAARRAGRLLYRVLFEMQGAGPEGGEYEFIFGDTEQSPDRQRFSMFIEPERLPEPLNKVDGFYLADVLAERVQSESPTYFSPWAAAVQAIGLDGPKRIDCILRRPNVLPSALIQVTVDGSWFGGEPGSPTGDYRRDVVEGDVVRYVLKGEPRTELQPREIVEIRTESAAEGVSKLLQGEVDVLDQLFPADAVRLSSNRKVRVVNYPLPSVHMLVPCSDHEYLADKTFRRALVYGTNREDILNGELLESLEVPGCRVLSGPFPAGLEDNDPLGYAYDQSIAPRNYEPRLAKLLMTMTTKQMESEASRKKEKPPELKPIRLAFPPENLSRIACEAIRSQWQLLGLEIELVELPVGRAFPDPGTADIAYVSAAVWEPIIDARRVLGPEGMAGSTDQLVGLGLRRLEESKNWRDARDRLLDLHAIAHHELPVLPLWQLVDSYAYSRELLGVGSDIVSLYQNAEKWRLSQ
- the ligA gene encoding NAD-dependent DNA ligase LigA → MPQDRFVASDSIASRVQQLVDEINHHNRLYYDDAAPEITDLQYDQLLAELNQLENEHPELRQPNSPTQLVGGAVVDQLVQVPHRVPMLSIDNTYSREELAAAMERIEKSLEGESVAWTMEYKIDGVAGSIRYENGELALALTRGNGQVGDDITHNIRTIRELPRSIADAARAHPEIAGGNVPEVLEVRGELYMTDADLADLNVRQTEAGHEPFKNTRNVTAGTIRLLDPKIAASRNIRFFCHGSGELVGVQAADHMTFLKHVEALGIPIAPDVVRFENKEDALQAIAKLELEMPDLPFEIDGIVFKVNSFEQREKLGVRSKSPRWVIAYKFERYEAITTLEAIDVQVGKTGTITPVAYLTPVDIADTTVSRASLHNADEIERLDVRVGDTVVVEKAGKIIPKVVRVEKHARTKPLPKFEFPTHCPRCDEPLTRDEGGVYIRCTNPACPAQLRQRLVYFGSRAGMDIDGLGEEVVDLLLQKELVENYADLYRLKVDELAELTWPRLRKGKGDEMIEVQFGRKNAESLVAGINESRTRGLARVLSSISIRHIGPRVAKLIAAKYWNLDLLRSAKAEDLAAIHEIGDRIAESLLKFIHSESGSQTLAELDAVGVTMSSPEPVESPDDTEDRPLAGKNIVATGTLQHYTRDGIKARIEELGGRAASSVSKKTDFVIAGEKAGSKLTKAESLGVEVLSEEEFRSRYETDDHEKRTSAFPG
- a CDS encoding mechanosensitive ion channel domain-containing protein, producing the protein MEDWRQSPYAEMHVRAAQQSENRFRSAAQTSDPIAADIAEKNAELVQQWIVLAADYNQLASRVYAASEQFEATRTDYEDVNQKLTQHGLTPTIGLLLRHKKDQLEQWQIENSQTALASEALGKSRQQQLELDLIRLDGTEPEKQATEVLAAAGYDATRYGDPLRLQVEELLRQRSAWIRSLQIGYQDHQQKISELDSIATASQALADDYRMLIDRHVMWIRSDEPLGLSDAQNLKAGMAALFDSNRSGDFGPTFERKISTNPVGAIGLLVGVVLILVLRWVAKSALIAIGSRKRMRKASPHKRKLFAGVLTVLVASGIPAILFWVGRWLGTGVVSEATLHASDAFCAASLVAWLIEVPRQWLRAEGYLDQHVDIEMPRRPRAMKYLTIIGMGLVIAAYTITLMSEVDHGMWRGSVARVGFILTMLLAAWTMHLTLRPVGGFLEPLIEKFCGSVIHRGRFLMYLAGIGLPLFLIALSTLGYSVTTHEIIQRIIFTAVTLMSTAILWAGVKYVSAEAWDLLTGTRSTKQAQEEYDEPEAGRVAGALGEHFLELKHHLAFLCQCALVLSAVVCFGWLWIDVFPNVRMGNPELWTVDDTVQQASVNAMGQTVMQSVVETTPVTAVHLLLAAGTLFVAFQLAKLLPALFDALVLQRVSFDEGMEHFTLVLGRFLLFSVGCFIACKWIGVRWHTIQWLAVGLMIGLGFGLQDMVRNLFGGFIVLFEKPARLGDLITVGNFTGRVAAQRLRTTVLSDDDGREVIIPNKNFVSDDVVNWMGAGRLCVIPMEVAVTRDERPADLCRTLQELMIEQPDVLLTPAPQATLVCVGQRSQRIEVRAWIEQGQNADRYRDQLLKLVRRHLLERNLLAQNQPSQPEMRDVLTKQDDSEDFFDDDFGQPRISDAIRKRKRRA